The following is a genomic window from Parus major isolate Abel chromosome 14, Parus_major1.1, whole genome shotgun sequence.
GATGGACTTATCATCTTAAATTATATCTCAAATTCAGCAGTACAATAAATCCAGACTTCATTTGATTTTTTAccatcagagaaaaaaaccacttgcTTAAATACATACTGTAATTTATGGAGCATGCTTTGCAGCTTGACAGAGCTACCATGCTACATGCTGTAAGCTTTGTATAGGTGACAATGAAATACATTAAGTTGtagatgaaaattatttaaattagtCAGGGAAATCTTTAAAAGGCTGCCTGCAAAACAAGATAATGAAGCTGGTCCCTTTTATTTCTGGCTGTTTCCcacagaaatacagcttttattGTAGGAATTATGTGTTGGCCTCTACAGATCTGCAGGACACATATAGCACCAAGGCCACAAAAGATACAACAGCAAAGATTAGAGAATACATGGCAAAGGAGAGCAGGATTATAGAAAcatcagcagagaaaaacaagcagagGCATAGCATACATGttagatgaaaaaaacaaaaatgtggtTAAAATTGCACCAAAAGGAGAAGGATGCTTTATTGAAAAAGAAGTGATCGAACCCATAATGTGCAGTTGTTTATCCAGGCAGCATGTTTTTCCAAGATGAAAAGAAGTCCCCAACATTTATTAGCTCAAGGACAACACTGCCTTTAACCATATGCAGACTTCAGTTTctatgttttaatttctcttcctaCAAACAGCACTAGACAGCCTCATAACCAACAATCTGACTAGAAACAATCCAAATGGGATCTGTCTTAATGGTCAGATACTTCATTAACCTGTATTTTCAAAGGAAACCAGAGCCCTTTGTCACTGGGAAATAATGTTTGTTTAGTATGAAGACTGCAGAACCAATGTGCAAGGTGTTTCTGCCCCCAATGCTTTGAGGGGGATTTAAAGTGCAATAGTTACAGGACTTTTGGAAAACTCTGGGCTGCAAGCCTGTCCTAGGAGCTGCTCACCTGCTTTGCGTGTGTCAGCAGAGACAGAGGCAGGTCTAGCGTCTCTGAGGAGGTCTAAATTTGTTtcatctcttccttctctttcctcaggAACAACCATGCTGGCCTTCTCTCTAagaaaccacaaacaaacacacactaAAAACTGCAAATGCAGGAATAAAGAAGATTGAAATACTTCAATACCCTTCATCCAGatgtaaaattatatatagTTTAATCCTAAATGCCAATCTGATCAGAAATGcaatttactgtttttttctaggtttttccttttacaaaggAACTAATAACTAGTAATAGCACTGTAACCAGCTGAGAAGGCACTGTCAGTAAAAATACAGTCTTATACAGTCCAATGAAAAAATTTGTTTCCCCAACTGACTTATGttataaaagctttaaaaattatcttacAAGAAATGTTACCTACAAAAACACAATTACACAAATGAACTTCATAgacaattaggaaaaaaatcaagtgatGCTGATTAGCCTTTACATTAATATTAAATGCTGccaaaattattaaacaaaataccagctgctctgaaaaggAAAGTTGTGACTTTTTGTTGATTCTCAACAGACGAGTAGTCTTTACATCCAACAGAGAATTGaattaaaagtttatttaaagCCTCACCCAGTAAAGAACTTCACtctatttaaaatgtaagcATATTAGGGAATTACATGAAACACTAACAATAAAGGCAGTTAAACTAATTGTGTTACCGAATGAGTTTTTCAAAGgcctccttctctttcctcagaGCTGTGAGGTAGCGCTGCTCTTCTGTGGAGCCCCCATATATGAGGAAATAAACTCTGTAagtataaaagagaaaaaaaatagaggtcACAAAACTTTgtattaagttaaaaaaatccacaaccaATAAATTTAACATTGGGAGCAGTAAGTGCCTGACAAAGTAGTTAGAAgtatattaaattttaagttttctaaatttttaattaatatgtgGCATTTATTCATAAAACTGAGTATTACAATTTCATGGTGTATTAAATACATATACCCAATGTGGTGATATTTCTGTCAGCTAATGCTGTAACTGCAAATactaattttctttattgtgtTTCCTTTACTTGCTTCTCTGTTGCAGTTTCTGAATAACTGGTCTTCAGCATGATAAACAtcaggaaatgtgaaaattaattaaactcaAAATGAatacttttgtttaaaaaatcatatCTTGAGAGATGATTTAAAATGAGACTACACCACCTCAAAATTATCTATTGCCACTAAAACAATTGAAGCAGAGGTcttggaattgtttgggtttttttttaacagatatgTTTCGGCTGTTAAGGGACTAATATCTGCTGGAAAGTAAAAATTATCTTTTGGTTACACCAGACGTTATGCTTTTGTTTAAACTTAAGGGCTCAACAGGAACTGAAAGGTAGCTAATGAAAATGAACAGCAGCATGTTCTGCCTTAACTTCTGACAGTgcacttttgatttttttattttcagactaGAATTACCCTGGCCAAGTCAACTTGCCTCAAAGGCTTCCCAGGCCTGCTTGCCTTGTAGATTTCCAGCTGCCGAACAAAAGTGAGTTCTGCATCATACAACACAACATATCTGGGTTCTACTTCGTGCAGCACCCGAGTGAGTGCGTAGGGATCCCCACACCCCTGCAGCGGGTGGATAATTGTCAGTGGGTCCTTGAAAATTCCATAGTAACAATCTGAGGGCAAGTTCACATCAAAATCTTCAGGAATGGTCTCTTCAGTGCCGCTTTCTTGGCTACCGCTTAATTCATTGATGTCTTCCACCTCgacttcctctctcttttcctcctcagttTTCCCTATCATTTGGATTATAGTCCGGTCTTGATGCTTCTTgtgcttattttgttttgaagaagcTGTGAGTTTGGCTTTTTTGGCTTGAGGTCCTGTGTCTGGTTTGGCATTTCCTTTGGACTTGATGGCTTTTCTGTCCTTATTCCACACTTCTCCAGCTTTCTCGTCCTTTCCAAAGGTTTTGTTATATAGTCTTGTTAAAAAAGCTTCTGCTCCAGCAATAATATACTCCCTGAGCTGTGCACAGGCTCGGTCATCACTGGCACAAATGAGCACTTGCCCTGCAGTCAAGAAACAAGACCATGTTTACAGCCTGTAATGCTGTGCTTCTTATCCAGCTACAAGCACCTCCCGAGCCAAGGGCTTGCACTGATCTAAACTCTGTGCCTGCCAAATGCCTTGACATTCGGCTGCCACAGTCGCTCTGGACTTTGAATCTAAATTTAATAGCTTTTTGTACCAAATAAAATTAGAGAAGAGTAATGGAAGTTCAACATTCCTTTTTCTTACAGTATCTAATTTCATAAAGTTTTCCTTCTGACCATTGGAAACAAGGCAGATATAGCGTGTGTTAAAACATACTTGAACAACGACTCATTTTTAAGATGTGGAATAAGAGAGAACTTAATTTAGACCATTCTAATTTGTCAGCTGTGTTAGAGAGTCTACAAAACACATGTTTCACACAGTATTATTGACATTTGTGAATAACAATCCTCTGCAAGCTGACTCAGATAAACTCCTACAAGGGTAGGTGAGAGAGCCAGCTCTTACCCAGAGTCAGAACACTGTGGGTGGgagaaaagagcatttttttacCCTTActatttcctaaaataaaacttgttaAATTTTAAGGGAATCAAAAGCCCTAAAATAGGAAAGGCAGCAAAGCAGTTAGActctcttccctgcctcctAATTTCTACCTCATTTATATGCAACTCATGAGAAGCAAATTTTCAGGTGCCTGAGAAGAATTTTCAAGATATAAGGGTGTAAGACAGAACCCCTGTTTTTGTTGTGAACCCAAACTTCAGAAATGAGTGAATGGTACCTTGATCATTATAAATTTTCACATCAGTTTTATTTGGCTTGGAACAAAGGTATCAGTATACTACTGAAACATaatctaaaatgttttttcGTAATAATGCAGTTGTTTCCTAAAAAGTATTGCATTGTAGGAATGAACAGCATTTCCTCTTTTAGAGCAAGACCTAGTAAGAGTTTATGTAAAACTATCTAATTTTACATAGTTTATGTACATAATGTACTTAAACTCATCTTAAGGCCACAAATTACTAAATTTAAACAAGCTCTTTGCTAAAACTACAGAAAAGAGTTAGTTCCTTCTCTCCAAGGTCAAGTAGAAGTACAAACCAGCAGAAGTACTAGAAAACTTATAAAATTTTGTATTCTCTCACCTGGACCACCAAGGTTGTCGCtgtttttattctcattttcaatCTCTTTCAGTACTTCTCTCAAAGCTTCCCATTTTGGATTACTTTCTAGAACCAATTCCCTTTTCAGTTCTGAAACAAAGTAAGATTGAAGATAGCAGCTCTTGCAGCCAAAATATCCTTCAGACTTTAAATCAGTGGTTAGATGTCAATAGTGTGATGGTTGTTGGCACATATGATATTCAACAGCCTACATATGCAACTTATTATGCTAATGAGCTGGAGAACACTCTTAAATTTATAAATGGAGATAAGTGCTTTTGTGAagcaaaatgctgaaatattcaCTCATTCTTCAATTCTGAAACtcctgaatatatttttttaataaaagcaacCACAGCCTCCTACTCCTTCACATAAGATAATAAAGATGAAACTAAACATCAATGTAATGCAAGAACAATTCCACAAAAACTCTTCCAGTGATCAGCTGAGCAAGCTTAGGAGAATCCCCACTTCGTGACTCTTCTACGTTGTTTATTACATAGTTTTGGAACTAAGATTATGTCTCAATTTATCCCAGCTAACAGACTGAGATCCTGAGCAGTGGAAGTTCATGCAGGGAACCAGAGCACAAGTAATAATATGCAAAGCTCTTGGAATCGTGTGACACTCTCAGACTTAAAATTAGGAATGATCAGTaccattttccttctttacatCACGTTTTTCGGAGCCTGAGCCTTTGCCTTTCTGATTGAGTTTCTCATCTGCAATGCGATAAACTCGAGCTCGAGCATTCACAAACATTGAAGTACTGGAGTCAAGGAacagccagcctggagaggaaatGAGAGGAAGCAGTAGTAGTTTGACATCTGCAATGTGTATGTGTTCCAATCCTCTGCAGTAAAGCCCCAGATATTCAGCTTGAATACCTGCCCTACCTGCTTGCTGTGTAATCACCAGCttaataaaagacagaaatgtgaTGCAGCTCTCATACTGTTAAGTAACAGCAGTTAAGTGGGAAGATGAAAGAATTATCTGTCAATAAAAACCTACGTCCTTATGGCTGGTTGTGTAAAACCTAATTAGATACCTTCATGTTTGGGAATGATAATTAAAAACATCAACACTACACTGTTTCATGCATTAACTTGTATTGTTATTCCATGTTTACCTGAGTTCTCACCAAAAGCTTTTTCACTTGCTTTCAGTGACTCCAGGAGATTAAGGAAAGTGACACAATCATACTGGGTTAGATACAGTAGCAAAGTACGAAGGATCTTCAAATCCTGGACCAAAGACTTTGTCTTAGCTCCAAGCTGATGCCAGAGAGGATCTAAATAGTGACGTATtgtctggaaataaaaattggcAAGTTTGAAGTGTCAAACATATATTATTGCATTATAGCTTCTAACCAAGCTGAGAATGCACTTGAACTTTACAGGGGACGCTCTGGCTCCTCAAAGTTATTACAGATACCAAAATAAAGATGTACTGGTTACGTACTTGTTTTGATATAAATTACCAAATTTTAGCAAAGTTAACATAATATAGATGTCTCTATGAAGAACATTTCAGCAATTAGCAGATGTATATAATTCAATGCTTTCTATCTACTGgtaaaactataaaaaaacacttttattttactggTACTGGCCTGTTGTATTTAATATCTAGTGTCCTTTACTTAGGTACAGCAAAAACCATTATAATGTCATTTAGTTTCCAAAATCAGATAGGTGCCATGAAGATGTGAAACTTATAGAGCCCaaggaaaaaaccttcaaatatttaaaatacagaaggcCTTCCATGCAGATTAAATCACAGTTAACCAATAACTGCGTTGCACTATTATAGTTGATTTCATCCTAATGAAAGCATATATGTGCCAAACATTGCAGATCTGTCAAAAATAACAATGAACACAAAGTTACTGATATACAAGATTAAAGATACAGCAGATGCATGCATGTGCAAATTGTTTATTATGTATGGTGCTTCTCCtactagagaaaataaaaaacacaagcacgaaagccaaaaggaaaaagggagtATGTGTGTGGTAATTATTGATACTTATCTCCAAAGTATTCTGAGCTGAAGTTAGAACTATCTTTTTAATAACAGCAGCaacaattattattataacCAGGGTGTTCTTACTGTTGTGACTTTGGAAATGAAGGAAGAACAATAATACCAACACATCAAAAACTCTGTTGGCAACTGTCACATCACCATTACACTCCCTTGTACCAGTAATAAACACATCATGGGAGAacactcagctgctgctggctgttcattttgcaaataacatttctgtttgcatGGCAGGCACTTTGGAGCTCTATATCCTGTTACTTAGATGTTGCAGAACAATCAAAATGGTTACCTTGTCAAAAGGTTTAGCAATAGCATTCTCTAAAGATAGATCTTCTACTTCAAGAACTGGGTTGTAACGTTTGAGTTCCCTCAGACATGCGTTCAGAATGTCCAGGATTGCAGTCTGGATAGCAAGCATAGCAGGAGTCATTGCCACGTGTATTTCCACCACTTCAGGTTTATGCTTCTCTAAAAAGGAGTGCACTGCTATATGAAATCTAGGAGAAAAAAGGCTTCTTAAGATTTCTATGGATAGTTTTGACTTAGAATTACTCAAAAGTTTCTATAAACTGCAATTAcaattgttttaaatgtaaacaAGTAAGTTAATTCCAAAACCAGTTTCTACTGATGTGAAGACTGCAATCTTATGAACAGCCTTGGACCATCTGTTCCACAATTATGACTGAAGTCATTCTAGTCATGTGAGCCTATAGTGTTGGTGAATGATCCATGGAAAATTACTGCACTGGATTCTGCATCATCATCACCACACATagcaaacattaaaataagCCCAAAATCATATGAGGGAGAAACTGGAAGGTGTTCACAAATTCTCTGAAATCACACGGCTGCGCCAGCAGATTTTGTGACGTTTCCAGCTTGCAATGACAACCTGTAGGTCCTTGTTGGAACCTGCCCTTGGAGCCACTCCATCTGCTCAGATCCAGAGATGCCATCTGACTGTTCCTGACAGGATGAGGCTCAGAGAACCTGATGGCTGCTGACCTCTGCAACTCCATGGACATTTTCCTTACTGCAGCCTGCAGCCCCAGGTCTTTTCATGGAAGTTAAAGAAGGAAATCTAGAGAGCTTCTACGTAATCTTTCTTACCCTAGGTATGTCCAATTCTACTTCCCTGGGATACTGAAAGAAAGACTGTTAAGGAATTTACAATGCAGAGGAACAGTTCATTAAGAAGGAGTGAAACACATTCTAGCCCAGACTAGTGGAACAAATGGGCagagctcctgcccagggcaaGATGACTGGGTCCTCAGAGAGTGTCCAGTTCCATTTGTGGATCTGCTCCTGGAAGACACAGTGCATGCCACATCTTGGCAATTCATTTTTTAACAGTCATCAAGAAATTTTCTTCATACACAACATATGTGTATAAGAAGATTGAAAAAATCTGCCATGTAGAAAGAGATGCATGGAGTTTTATCACAGGTGGAAACAAACACCTCCATGATTAGAAGAACTGAGAGACTGTTTTCCTGTCATTATATGGCTTAAAACCTCTTGTTTAGTAAGAGAAGTTAAACTGTTAAGAATGTCACtttttg
Proteins encoded in this region:
- the ERCC4 gene encoding DNA repair endonuclease XPF, whose product is MAALLEHESQIFLELFHRDGLAVCARGLGIDRLLLRFLRLYCEPASLVLVLNTSPAEEEYFIDQLRSDGVVHLPRRVTNEIANNTRYEFYTQGGVIFATSRILVVDFLTDRIPANLITGILVYKAHRIIESCQEAFILRLYRQKNKQGFIKAFTDNAVAFNTGFCHVERVMKNLFVGKLYLWPRFHIAVHSFLEKHKPEVVEIHVAMTPAMLAIQTAILDILNACLRELKRYNPVLEVEDLSLENAIAKPFDKTIRHYLDPLWHQLGAKTKSLVQDLKILRTLLLYLTQYDCVTFLNLLESLKASEKAFGENSGWLFLDSSTSMFVNARARVYRIADEKLNQKGKGSGSEKRDVKKENELKRELVLESNPKWEALREVLKEIENENKNSDNLGGPGQVLICASDDRACAQLREYIIAGAEAFLTRLYNKTFGKDEKAGEVWNKDRKAIKSKGNAKPDTGPQAKKAKLTASSKQNKHKKHQDRTIIQMIGKTEEEKREEVEVEDINELSGSQESGTEETIPEDFDVNLPSDCYYGIFKDPLTIIHPLQGCGDPYALTRVLHEVEPRYVVLYDAELTFVRQLEIYKASRPGKPLRVYFLIYGGSTEEQRYLTALRKEKEAFEKLIREKASMVVPEEREGRDETNLDLLRDARPASVSADTRKAGGQEQKGVQQTIIVDMREFRSELPSLIHRRGIDIEPVTLEVGDYILTPDICVERKSISDLIGSLNNGRLYAQCVSMCRYYKRPVLLIEFDANKSFSLIPRGSLQPEISSNDVTSKLTLLTLHFPKLRILWCPSPHATAELFEELKQNHPQPNAEKAMAITADSEILPESNKYNPGPQDFLLKMPGINAKNCRAVMTHVKSIAELMTLSKDELSKILGNAANATQLFDFIHLTYEEALAKGKSKR